Proteins encoded by one window of Salvia splendens isolate huo1 chromosome 7, SspV2, whole genome shotgun sequence:
- the LOC121741075 gene encoding protein TIFY 5-like isoform X1 produces the protein MKRNCNLELRLVTPSMFDLNDDKQQLTIFYNGKMACCDATELQARAIISLASREAGEKSNKNLPAMNSPVYSAATGLSMKRSLKRFLEKRKSRAQTISPYSIARQ, from the exons ATGAAGCGCAACTGCAATTTGGAGCTTCGCCTCGTCACGCCTTCCAt GTTTGATTTGAACGACGATAAGCAGCAGCTGACAATTTTCTACAATGGGAAAATGGCTTGTTGTGATGCAACGGAGCTTCAG GCGAGAGCGATTATATCGCTGGCGAGCCGAGAAGCGGGGGAGAAATCGAACAAGAATTTGCCGGCGATGAATTCGCCGGTGTATAGTGCGGCGACCGGGCTGTCGATGAAGAGGTCGCTGAAGAGATTTCTGGAGAAGAGAAAGAGTAGGGCGCAAACGATATCGCCATACTCGATTGCCAGACAATAG
- the LOC121741075 gene encoding protein TIFY 5-like isoform X2 has translation MFDLNDDKQQLTIFYNGKMACCDATELQARAIISLASREAGEKSNKNLPAMNSPVYSAATGLSMKRSLKRFLEKRKSRAQTISPYSIARQ, from the exons at GTTTGATTTGAACGACGATAAGCAGCAGCTGACAATTTTCTACAATGGGAAAATGGCTTGTTGTGATGCAACGGAGCTTCAG GCGAGAGCGATTATATCGCTGGCGAGCCGAGAAGCGGGGGAGAAATCGAACAAGAATTTGCCGGCGATGAATTCGCCGGTGTATAGTGCGGCGACCGGGCTGTCGATGAAGAGGTCGCTGAAGAGATTTCTGGAGAAGAGAAAGAGTAGGGCGCAAACGATATCGCCATACTCGATTGCCAGACAATAG
- the LOC121741239 gene encoding uncharacterized protein LOC121741239, with the protein MGMALLNHKEKLLNLEKMEKKSNLNSFYFFFVFIIMYISTFYIFNLSPSTLIRTTKFWFIMSNTLILIIAADSGAFSLQDYAKDNLPPTPLSYNFPTKYVPTITPNHHHHTPQDDSLDQPPEKIIQVVVVAASDDDHIVLTQETLEIEKQTGGKDDDEKESEIERVEEEVVETLSEAEREEDEYSRMSDEEVNERVEEFIRRFNRQIRLQAVRNRRPLA; encoded by the coding sequence ATGGGCATGGCATTGTTAAATCACAAAGAGAAACTCTTAAACTTAGAGAAAATGGAGAAGAAATCCAATCTAAACTCCTTCTACTTCTTCTTTGTATTCATAATCATGTACATTTCCACATTCTACATCTTCAATCTCTCCCCTTCAACTCTAATCCGCACCACCAAATTCTGGTTCATCATGTCCAACACCCTCATCCTCATCATCGCCGCTGACTCCGGCGCCTTCTCCCTCCAAGATTACGCCAAAGACAACCTCCCACCAACTCCTCTCTCCTATAATTTCCCCACCAAATATGTCCCAACAATAACAccaaatcatcatcatcacacGCCACAAGACGACAGCCTCGATCAACCTCCAGAAAAGATAATACAAGTGGTGGTTGTTGCTGCTTCAGATGATGATCACATTGTCTTGACACAAGAAACCCTCGAAATCGAAAAACAGACAGGCGGaaaagatgatgatgagaaAGAAAGTGAAATTGAGAGAGTGGAAGAGGAGGTGGTGGAGACGTTGTCTGAAGCTGAAAGGGAAGAAGACGAGTACTCGAGAATGTCGGATGAAGAAGTGAATGAAAGAGTTGAGGAGTTTATTCGAAGGTTTAACCGACAGATTAGGCTTCAAGCTGTCAGAAACCGACGACCCTTGGCCTGA
- the LOC121811512 gene encoding F-box protein At5g46170-like, which produces MGSIAADLCRKIHPHPVDEFDRLPDSLILLIFNQIGDVKALGRCCVVSRRFHSLVPQVDNVVVRVDCVISDDDSSSNSPSSAAADKSRHPISSIFRIFFSGLFKPLQSLSQLIIPSARGFPLPEDFDCESEENTVTHHSPTQVLKNFNEIKQLRIELPTGELGIDEGVLLKWKAEFGSTLESCVILGAESVSQSGNSRCSGVSDNGAENGNGGTQESFYTNGGLRQRVVWTISSLIAASARHYLLQPIIAEHKTLDGLVLTDADEQGVLSMNREQLEELRVRPLSASSASKRTLVPALNMRLWYATQLELPNGVVLKGATLVAIRPSEQPKMEAASVGSEANWVASAFEEPFGTAARMLVKRRIYCLEMNSF; this is translated from the coding sequence ATGGGATCCATTGCTGCAGATCTGTGCCGCAAAATCCACCCCCACCCCGTCGACGAGTTCGACCGCCTCCCCGACTCCCTCATCCTCCTGATTTTCAACCAAATCGGCGACGTCAAGGCCCTCGGCCGCTGCTGCGTCGTCTCGCGGCGCTTCCACTCGCTCGTCCCCCAAGTCGACAACGTCGTTGTCCGCGTCGACTGCGTCATCTCCGACGACGATTCCTCCTCCAACTCTCCTTCCTCCGCCGCTGCCGACAAGTCGCGCCACCCGATCTCCTCCATCTTCCGCATCTTCTTCTCCGGCCTCTTCAAGCCCCTGCAGTCGTTATCTCAGCTCATCATCCCCTCCGCGCGCGGATTCCCGCTGCCGGAGGATTTCGACTGCGAATCGGAGGAGAACACTGTGACTCACCATTCTCCGACGCAGGTGTTGAAGAATTTCAACGAAATCAAGCAGCTCAGGATCGAGCTCCCCACGGGTGAATTAGGGATTGATGAGGGGGTTTTGCTCAAATGGAAGGCGGAATTCGGCTCCACTCTGGAAAGCTGCGTGATTCTCGGCGCTGAGAGCGTTTCGCAGAGCGGAAACAGCAGGTGCAGCGGTGTGAGCGATAATGGAGCGGAGAACGGCAATGGTGGCACGCAGGAATCGTTCTACACAAACGGGGGGCTGAGACAGCGCGTTGTGTGGACCATCAGCTCGTTGATCGCGGCCTCCGCCAGGCATTACCTTCTGCAGCCGATAATCGCGGAGCACAAAACGCTGGACGGTCTGGTTTTGACGGATGCTGATGAGCAGGGGGTTTTGTCGATGAACAGGGAGCAGCTGGAGGAGCTGAGGGTGAGGCCTCTCTCTGCGTCGTCGGCGTCAAAGAGGACTCTTGTTCCGGCTCTGAATATGCGGCTGTGGTACGCTACTCAGCTCGAGCTGCCTAACGGGGTGGTGTTGAAAGGGGCGACTCTGGTTGCGATCAGGCCGAGCGAGCAGCCGAAGATGGAGGCGGCCTCCGTGGGATCGGAGGCGAATTGGGTTGCATCGGCGTTTGAGGAGCCGTTTGGGACTGCTGCGAGGATGTTGGTGAAGAGGAGAATTTACTGCCTCGAAATGAACTCTTTCTGA
- the LOC121811511 gene encoding F-box protein At5g46170-like: protein MGSIGADLSRKIHPEPVDDFDRLPDSLILLIFNIIGDVKALGRCCVVSRRFHSLVPQVDNVVVRVDCVISDDDPSSTSSSSSSASSAADKSRHPISSLFRIFFSGLFKPLQSLSQLIVPSARRLPLSDDFDCEAEQSIVTHHSPTQVLKNFNEIKLLRIELPTGELGIDEGVLLKWKAEFGSTLDSCVILGASSVVQGSNTTAISSDNGVESDNGSIPESFYTNGGLKLRVVWTISSLIAASARHYLLQPIIAEHKTLASLVLTDADGQGVLSMNKEQLEELRVKPLSASSASKRTLVPALNMRLWYAPQLELPNGVVLKGATLVAIRPSEQPKKEVVGSEANWVASAFEEPFGTAARMLVKRRTYCLEMNSF, encoded by the coding sequence ATGGGTTCGATTGGAGCAGATCTGAGCCGGAAAATCCACCCGGAGCCGGTGGACGACTTCGATCGGTTGCCGGACTCGCTCATCCTATTGATCTTCAATATAATCGGAGACGTCAAGGCCTTGGGGCGGTGCTGCGTCGTTTCGAGGCGGTTCCACTCGCTTGTTCCCCAGGTCGACAACGTCGTTGTCCGCGTCGACTGTGTGATCTCCGACGACGATCCTTCCTCCAcctcatcctcctcgtcctccgcctcctccgccgccgacaAGTCGCGCCACCCGATCTCCTCCCTCTTCCGCATCTTCTTCTCGGGGCTCTTCAAACCCTTGCAGTCCCTGTCTCAGCTCATCGTCCCCTCCGCGCGCCGCCTTCCGCTCTCGGATGATTTCGATTGCGAGGCGGAGCAGAGCATCGTCACGCACCATTCGCCCACGCAGGTGTTGAAGAATTTCAACGAGATCAAGCTGCTCAGGATAGAGCTCCCCACGGGGGAATTAGGGATTGATGAGGGCGTTTTGCTCAAGTGGAAGGCGGAATTCGGCTCCACCCTTGATAGCTGCGTGATCCTCGGAGCTTCCAGCGTCGTGCAGGGCTCGAACACCACCGCAATTAGTAGTGATAATGGAGTGGAGAGCGATAATGGCAGCATACCGGAATCATTCTACACCAATGGAGGTCTGAAGCTGCGCGTGGTTTGGACAATCAGCTCGTTGATCGCAGCCTCCGCCAGGCATTACCTTCTGCAGCCTATAATAGCGGAGCACAAGACGCTCGCGAGCTTGGTTTTGACAGATGCTGATGGGCAAGGGGTGTTGTCGATGAATAAGGAGCAGCTGGAGGAGCTCAGGGTGAAGCCTCTATCTGCGTCGTCTGCCTCGAAGAGGACTCTTGTTCCGGCTCTGAACATGCGGTTGTGGTATGCTCCTCAGCTCGAGCTGCCTAACGGTGTGGTGTTGAAAGGAGCGACTTTGGTCGCGATCAGGCCGAGTGAGCAGCCCAAGAAGGAGGTGGTGGGTTCGGAGGCGAATTGGGTTGCATCGGCGTTTGAGGAACCATTTGGGACTGCTGCAAGGATGTTGGTGAAGAGGAGGACCTACTGCCTCGAAATGAACTCTTTCTGA